A segment of the Streptomyces sp. NBC_00376 genome:
CGCCTTGCCGATGTCGCCGGAGTACTGCAGACCGCCGTCCCCGATGACCGGGACGCCGGCCGCGCGGGCGGCGAGAGCGGCCTCGTAGATCGCGGTGACCTGCGGGACGCCGATACCGGCGACCACGCGCGTGGTGCAGATGGAGCCGGGGCCCACGCCGACCTTCACGCCGTCGACACCGGCGTCGATCAGGGCCTGCGCGCCGTCACGCGTCGCGACGTTGCCGCCGATGACGTCGACGCCGACGCTGGACTTGATCTTCGCCATCCAGTTCAGCGCGTTGCTGTTGTGTCCGTGCGAGGTGTCGACGATGAGGAAGTCCACGCCCGCCCCGGCCAGCGCCTGAGCGCGCTCCAGGGCCTCGGGGCTCGCGCCGACCGCCGCGCCGACGAGGAGCCGGCCCTCGGCGTCCTTCGCCGCGTTCGGGTACTGCTCGGCCTTCACGAAGTCCTTGACCGTGATGAGGCCCTTGAGGACGCCCGCGTCGTCGACCAGCGGAAGCTTCTCGATCTTGTGGCGGCGCAGCAGCTCCATGGCGTCGACGCCGGAGATGCCGACCTTGCCGGTCACGAGCGGCATCGGCGTCATGACCTCGCGCACCTGGCGGCTGCGGTCGGACTCGAACGCCATGTCGCGGTTGGTGACGATGCCGAGCAGCTTGCCCGCCGGGTCGGTCACCGGGACGCCGCTGATGCGGAACTTGGCACACAGCGCGTCGGCCTCGGCCAGCGTCGCGTCCGGGTGCACGGTGATCGGGTCGGTCACCATGCCGGACTCGGAGCGCTTCACGAGGTCGACCTGGTTGACCTGGTCCTCGATCGACAGGTTGCGGTGCAGGACACCGACGCCGCCCTGCCGCGCCATGGCGATGGCCATGCGGGACTCGGTGACCTTGTCCATCGCCGCGGAGAGCAGCGGGATGTTCACGCGTACATTGCGGGAGATACGGGACGAGGTGTCGACCGCGTTCGGCAGCACCTCGGATGCGCCGGGCAGCAGCAGCACGTCGTCGTATGTCAGCCCGAGCGTCGCGAATTTCTCGGGCACTCCGTCGACGTTTGCAGTCATGACACCTTCCCCAAATGGCCTTAATCGGTGCGGATGTCCATGCTAACGGCCTCCGGGGGTGTCTCATTCCACGAGCAAGATCACCTGGAGGTTCTGTAGCTTCGTACGGAACCTCGCGGACGGCACCGACCGCATCCGCTCACTGCTCCGCGAGCGCCCGCAGCCTGCTCAGGGCCCGGTGCTGGGCGACCCGGACCGCGCCCGGCGACATGCCCAGCATCTGCCCGGTCTCCTCGGCGGTGAGCCCGACGGCGACCCGCAGGACCAGCAGCTCGCGCTGGTTCTCCGGGAGGTTGGCCAGGAGCTTCTTCGCCCAGGCGGCATCGCTGCTGAGCAGGGCCCGCTCCTCGGGCCCGAGCGAATCGTCCGGCCGCTCGGGCATCTCGTCGGACGGCACGGCCGTCGACCCCGGGTGCCGCATGGCGGCGCGCTGGAGATCGGCGACCTTGTGGCCCGCGATGGCGAACACGAAGGCCTCGAAGGGCCTGCCGGTGTCCTTGTAGCGCGGCAGCGCCATCAGCACCGCGACACAGACCTCCTGCGCCAGGTCCTCCACGAAGTGGCGAGCATCACCGGGCAGCCGGTTCAGCCGCGACCTGCAGTAGCGCAGCGCCAGGGGGTGGACATGGGCCAGCAGATCATGGGTGGCCTGCGCGTCGCCCTCGACGGCACGGTGCACCAGGGCACCGATCGCCGTCGTCCCGTCGTCGCGCATCGGACCATGGTGCCCCGGAGCCGCATCATCCGTGCCGCCGCGTCCGTAGTTGTGCACCGAAGCGTTATGAGCGGGTGCGCCGGAAGTCATGTCCTGCGCCCTCCCCTTCCGCTCGACCGAATCGTTCCCGAGGAACTCCACATCTCAAGGATGCGGCATCGGCCGGGAAGCGTCACATGGCGTCGGCGCGACGGGCTCCACCGGTCGGGCGGAACCCGTCGCGCGCATGTCGGTCACGTCGCCCCGCCCGCCGCTGCGCGGGCGGGGAATCGATCGACTGCCGGACCTCAGCGAACCAGGCCCCAGCGGAAGCCGAGCGCCACGGCGTGCGCCCGGTCCGAGGCGCCGAGCTTCTTGAACAGACGCCTGGCATGCGTCTTCACCGTGTCCTCGGAGAGGAACAGCTCACGGCCGATCTCGGCGTTCGAACGGCCGTGGCTCATTCCTTCGAGCACCTGGATCTCACGTGCGGTGAGCGTCGGCGCCGCACCCATCTCGGCCGACCGCAGCCGGCGCGGGGCGAGCCGCCACGTCGGATCGGCCAGCGCCTGGGTGACGGTGGCGCGCAGCTCCGCGCGGGAGGCGTCCTTGTGCAGATAGCCGCGGGCACCGGCGGCGACCGCGAGCGCGACACCGTCCAGGTCCTCGGCGACGGTCAGCATGATGATCCTGGCTCCGGGGTCGGCGGAGAGCAGCCGCCGGACCGTCTCCACACCTCCGAGACCGGGCATGCGTACGTCCATCAGAATCAGATCCGAACGGTCGGCGCCCCAGCGGCGGAGGACTTCCTCGCCGTTGGCCGCCGTCGTCACCCGCTCCACGCCGGGCACGGTCGCGACCGCGCGACGAAGCGCTTCTCGGGCAAGCGGGGAGTCGTCGCAGACGAGGACGGATGTCATGACCGTCCTCCGAAGCCGATGCGCGTCACCTTGAGCCTCCAGGCTGTTACAAGTCGTCACCTGTGCGGTTGACACTCTCGGACACCTGCCCGATCGCTTTTTCCGTCAACCGCCTCCGCCTTCTCAACGACGGTCACTCGAAAGAGTTACGGGCCGAGGAACCGAGTTCGGCACTCTACGTGAGGGGCCGCACACGGAGGAGAACGACGCGGATCATCCGATCGTCAACCGAACCTTCACATGAAGGTATGCCCCATTTAGCGGGTTTTCTTCCCTTTTGCTGGTGTCTGTGGATAGATTCGCAATCAGTCATATTTACATCTACTTACACAGCAGATGTACGGTCGTGGGCACGGTCGATGACGGACGACAACGACGTTTCCGACTCAGCAAGGTTTCGAGGGGACAAGCAATGGCAGATTTCTCCCGCCTTCCCGGACCCAACGCCGATCTCTGGGACTGGCAGCTGCTGGCGGCCTGCCGCGGGGTGGACAGCTCACTGTTCTTCCACCCGGAGGGTGAACGCGGGGCGGCACGGAGCGCCCGCGAGAACTCGGCGAAAGAGGTCTGCATGCGATGCCCGGTACGCGCCGAGTGCGCGGCGCACGCCCTGGCGGTGCGAGAACCCTACGGAGTGTGGGGCGGACTCACCGAGGACGAACGCGAGGAGCTCATGGGACGGGCCCGCAGCCGGCTGATCGCGGCCGCGGCACCGTCGGGCGCCCCGGGGCACGACTGATCCCGCCAGGCCCGCACAAAAAAGAGAAACGTTTCCGCGGCGGGGTCCTTCCGACCCTGGTCCGCAGGACAGGCCCCGGGAGGGCCGAACACCCGGCCATCGACTGGCGGCCGGGGTACAGGCAGGCCCCTCAGCGGGCGGCCGCCAGGGACAGCTGGTCCAGGGTGGCGGCCACCGCCGGGACCTGGGCCAGGTCGGGCAGGGTCAGCGCGACGATCTCGCGCTCGATGGCCGGCTCCACCGTCACGGTGCACGCGCCCTTGGGGCGTACGGACTCGATCGCCAGCTCCGGCAGTACGGCGACCCCGAGTCCGGCGCCGACCAGGCCGACCACCGCCGGGTAGTCGTCGGTGGCGAAGTCGATCCGGGGGGTGAAGCCCGACGCCTCGCAGACCTCCACGAGCTGGCGGCGGCAGCGCGGGCAGCCCGCGATCCAGGACTCCTCGGCGAGCTCGGCGATCCCCACCGTGGCGGAACGCGACAGCCGGTGCCCCTCGGGGACCAGGCCGATCAGCCGGTCGGTGAGCAGCGGGCGCACCACCAGGTCCTCCCATTCGGCGCCGGAGGCTCCGTAGCGGAACGCCAGCGCGATGTCGCAGTCGCCCTCGCGCAGCATCTCGACCGAGCGCGGCGGCTCGGCCTCCACCAGCGAGACCCGGGTGCCGGGGTGGGCGGCGCGCAGCGCGGCGAGGGCGCCCGGGACCAGGGTGGAGCTGCCGCTGGGGAACGAGACGAGCCGGACCCGGCCGGCCCGCAGCCCGGCGATGGCGGCGACCTCCTCCTCGGCGGCGGTGAGACCGGCGAGGATGCCCGAGGCGTGCCGGACGAGGGCCTCACCGGCCTGGGTGAGCCGCATCTCTCGTCCCGTACGGATCAGCAGCGTGGTGCCCGCCGATGCCTCCAGGGCCTTCATCTGCTGGCTGACCGCGGGCTGGGTGCAGCCCAGTTCGCGGGCGGCGGCGGAGAACGAGCCGGTGGCGGCCACGGCGCGCAGGACACGGAGATGACGGGCTTCGATCACCCTTCAACCATAAGCGGTTCTTGGATCGAATGTGAATAATTGGCGCACATCTTTGAGGGTGGAGTGGTTAGCGTTCTCGGTATGAAGTCCATGGAACCGACCGGGCCGATGCGGCTGCTGACCGTGAACACCGGGCGCCCGAAGGCCGCCTCCTGCACCGACGCCCCCGGCGG
Coding sequences within it:
- a CDS encoding WhiB family transcriptional regulator; this translates as MADFSRLPGPNADLWDWQLLAACRGVDSSLFFHPEGERGAARSARENSAKEVCMRCPVRAECAAHALAVREPYGVWGGLTEDEREELMGRARSRLIAAAAPSGAPGHD
- the guaB gene encoding IMP dehydrogenase codes for the protein MTANVDGVPEKFATLGLTYDDVLLLPGASEVLPNAVDTSSRISRNVRVNIPLLSAAMDKVTESRMAIAMARQGGVGVLHRNLSIEDQVNQVDLVKRSESGMVTDPITVHPDATLAEADALCAKFRISGVPVTDPAGKLLGIVTNRDMAFESDRSRQVREVMTPMPLVTGKVGISGVDAMELLRRHKIEKLPLVDDAGVLKGLITVKDFVKAEQYPNAAKDAEGRLLVGAAVGASPEALERAQALAGAGVDFLIVDTSHGHNSNALNWMAKIKSSVGVDVIGGNVATRDGAQALIDAGVDGVKVGVGPGSICTTRVVAGIGVPQVTAIYEAALAARAAGVPVIGDGGLQYSGDIGKALAAGADTVMLGSLLAGCEESPGELLFINGKQFKSYRGMGSLGAMQSRGQGRSYSKDRYFQADVASDDKLVPEGIEGQVPYRGPLANVLHQLVGGLRQTMGYVGAASIDEMETKGRFVRITSAGLKESHPHDIQMTVEAPNYSRNK
- a CDS encoding sigma-70 family RNA polymerase sigma factor → MRDDGTTAIGALVHRAVEGDAQATHDLLAHVHPLALRYCRSRLNRLPGDARHFVEDLAQEVCVAVLMALPRYKDTGRPFEAFVFAIAGHKVADLQRAAMRHPGSTAVPSDEMPERPDDSLGPEERALLSSDAAWAKKLLANLPENQRELLVLRVAVGLTAEETGQMLGMSPGAVRVAQHRALSRLRALAEQ
- a CDS encoding response regulator transcription factor, whose product is MTSVLVCDDSPLAREALRRAVATVPGVERVTTAANGEEVLRRWGADRSDLILMDVRMPGLGGVETVRRLLSADPGARIIMLTVAEDLDGVALAVAAGARGYLHKDASRAELRATVTQALADPTWRLAPRRLRSAEMGAAPTLTAREIQVLEGMSHGRSNAEIGRELFLSEDTVKTHARRLFKKLGASDRAHAVALGFRWGLVR
- a CDS encoding LysR family transcriptional regulator produces the protein MIEARHLRVLRAVAATGSFSAAARELGCTQPAVSQQMKALEASAGTTLLIRTGREMRLTQAGEALVRHASGILAGLTAAEEEVAAIAGLRAGRVRLVSFPSGSSTLVPGALAALRAAHPGTRVSLVEAEPPRSVEMLREGDCDIALAFRYGASGAEWEDLVVRPLLTDRLIGLVPEGHRLSRSATVGIAELAEESWIAGCPRCRRQLVEVCEASGFTPRIDFATDDYPAVVGLVGAGLGVAVLPELAIESVRPKGACTVTVEPAIEREIVALTLPDLAQVPAVAATLDQLSLAAAR